From a region of the Pan paniscus chromosome 19, NHGRI_mPanPan1-v2.0_pri, whole genome shotgun sequence genome:
- the GFAP gene encoding glial fibrillary acidic protein isoform X1, protein MERRRITSAARRSYVSSGEMMVGGLAPGRRLGPGTRLSLARMPPPLPTRVDFSLAGALNAGFKETRASERAEMMELNDRFASYIEKVRFLEQQNKALAAELNQLRAKEPTKLADVYQAELRELRLQLDQLTANSARLEVERDNLAQDLATVRQKLQDETNLRLEAENNLAAYRQEADEATLARLDLERKIESLEEEIRFLRKIHEEEVRELQEQLARQQVHVELDVAKPDLTAALKEIRTQYEAMASSNMHEAEEWYRSKFADLTDAAARNAELLRQAKHEANDYRRQLQSLTCDLESLRGTNESLERQMREQEERHVREAASYQEALARLEEEGQSLKDEMARHLQEYQDLLNVKLALDIEIATYRKLLEGEENRITIPVQTFSNLQIRGQYSRASWKGHWSPAPSSRACRLLQTGTEDQGKGIQLSLGAFVTLQHS, encoded by the exons ATGGAGAGGAGACGCATCACCTCCGCTGCTCGCCGCTCCTACGTCTCCTCAGGGGAGATGATGGTGGGGGGCCTGGCTCCTGGCCGCCGTCTGGGTCCTGGCACCCGCCTCTCCCTGGCTCGAATGCCCCCTCCACTCCCGACCCGGGTGGATTTCTCCCTGGCCGGGGCACTCAATGCTGGCTTCAAGGAGACCCGGGCCAGTGAGCGGGCAGAGATGATGGAGCTCAATGACCGTTTTGCCAGCTACATCGAGAAGGTTCGCTTCCTGGAACAGCAAAACAAGGCGCTGGCTGCTGAGCTGAACCAGCTGCGGGCCAAGGAGCCCACCAAGCTGGCAGACGTCTACCAGGCTGAGCTGCGAGAGCTGCGGCTGCAGCTCGATCAACTCACCGCCAACAGCGCCCGGCTGGAGGTTGAGAGGGACAATCTGGCACAGGACCTGGCCACTGTGAGGCAGAA GCTCCAGGATGAAACCAACCTGAGGCTGGAAGCCGAGAACAACCTGGCTGCCTATAGACAG GAAGCAGATGAAGCCACCCTGGCCCGTCTGGATCTGGAGAGGAAGATTGAGTCGCTGGAGGAGGAGATCCGGTTCTTGAGGAAGATCCACGAGGAG GAGGTTCGGGAACTCCAGGAGCAGCTGGCCCGACAGCAGGTCCATGTGGAGCTTGACGTGGCCAAGCCAGACCTCACCGCAGCCCTGAAAGAGATCCGCACGCAGTATGAGGCAATGGCGTCCAGCAACATGCATGAAGCCGAGGAGTGGTACCGCTCCAAG TTTGCAGACCTGACAGACGCTGCTGCCCGCAACGCGGAGCTGCTCCGCCAGGCCAAGCACGAAGCCAACGACTACCGGCGTCAGTTGCAGTCCTTGACCTGCGACCTGGAGTCTCTGCGCGGCACG AACGAGTCCCTGGAGAGGCAGATGCGCGAGCAGGAGGAGCGCCACGTGCGGGAGGCGGCCAGTTATCAGGAGGCGCTGGCGCGGCTGGAGGAAGAGGGGCAGAGCCTCAAGGACGAGATGGCCCGCCACTTGCAGGAGTACCAGGACCTGCTCAATGTCAAGCTGGCCCTGGACATCGAGATCGCCACCTACAGGAAGCTGCTAGAGGGCGAGGAGAACCG GATCACCATTCCCGTGCAGACCTTCTCCAACCTGCAGATTCGAGGTCAGTACAGCAGGGCCTCGTGGAAAGGGCACTGGAGtcctgccccctcctccaggGCCTGTAGGTTGCTCCAGACTGGGACTGAGGATCAGGGCAAAGGGATCCAGCTCTCCCTGGGGGCCTTCGTGACACTGCAGCACTCCTAG
- the GFAP gene encoding glial fibrillary acidic protein isoform X2 → MERRRITSAARRSYVSSGEMMVGGLAPGRRLGPGTRLSLARMPPPLPTRVDFSLAGALNAGFKETRASERAEMMELNDRFASYIEKVRFLEQQNKALAAELNQLRAKEPTKLADVYQAELRELRLQLDQLTANSARLEVERDNLAQDLATVRQKLQDETNLRLEAENNLAAYRQEADEATLARLDLERKIESLEEEIRFLRKIHEEEVRELQEQLARQQVHVELDVAKPDLTAALKEIRTQYEAMASSNMHEAEEWYRSKFADLTDAAARNAELLRQAKHEANDYRRQLQSLTCDLESLRGTNESLERQMREQEERHVREAASYQEALARLEEEGQSLKDEMARHLQEYQDLLNVKLALDIEIATYRKLLEGEENRITIPVQTFSNLQIRETSLDTKSVSEGHLKRNIVVKTVEMRDGEVIKESKQEHKDVM, encoded by the exons ATGGAGAGGAGACGCATCACCTCCGCTGCTCGCCGCTCCTACGTCTCCTCAGGGGAGATGATGGTGGGGGGCCTGGCTCCTGGCCGCCGTCTGGGTCCTGGCACCCGCCTCTCCCTGGCTCGAATGCCCCCTCCACTCCCGACCCGGGTGGATTTCTCCCTGGCCGGGGCACTCAATGCTGGCTTCAAGGAGACCCGGGCCAGTGAGCGGGCAGAGATGATGGAGCTCAATGACCGTTTTGCCAGCTACATCGAGAAGGTTCGCTTCCTGGAACAGCAAAACAAGGCGCTGGCTGCTGAGCTGAACCAGCTGCGGGCCAAGGAGCCCACCAAGCTGGCAGACGTCTACCAGGCTGAGCTGCGAGAGCTGCGGCTGCAGCTCGATCAACTCACCGCCAACAGCGCCCGGCTGGAGGTTGAGAGGGACAATCTGGCACAGGACCTGGCCACTGTGAGGCAGAA GCTCCAGGATGAAACCAACCTGAGGCTGGAAGCCGAGAACAACCTGGCTGCCTATAGACAG GAAGCAGATGAAGCCACCCTGGCCCGTCTGGATCTGGAGAGGAAGATTGAGTCGCTGGAGGAGGAGATCCGGTTCTTGAGGAAGATCCACGAGGAG GAGGTTCGGGAACTCCAGGAGCAGCTGGCCCGACAGCAGGTCCATGTGGAGCTTGACGTGGCCAAGCCAGACCTCACCGCAGCCCTGAAAGAGATCCGCACGCAGTATGAGGCAATGGCGTCCAGCAACATGCATGAAGCCGAGGAGTGGTACCGCTCCAAG TTTGCAGACCTGACAGACGCTGCTGCCCGCAACGCGGAGCTGCTCCGCCAGGCCAAGCACGAAGCCAACGACTACCGGCGTCAGTTGCAGTCCTTGACCTGCGACCTGGAGTCTCTGCGCGGCACG AACGAGTCCCTGGAGAGGCAGATGCGCGAGCAGGAGGAGCGCCACGTGCGGGAGGCGGCCAGTTATCAGGAGGCGCTGGCGCGGCTGGAGGAAGAGGGGCAGAGCCTCAAGGACGAGATGGCCCGCCACTTGCAGGAGTACCAGGACCTGCTCAATGTCAAGCTGGCCCTGGACATCGAGATCGCCACCTACAGGAAGCTGCTAGAGGGCGAGGAGAACCG GATCACCATTCCCGTGCAGACCTTCTCCAACCTGCAGATTCGAG aaaccagcctggacaccaAGTCTGTGTCAGAAGGCCACCTCAAGAGGAACATCGTGGTGAAGACCGTGGAGATGCGGGATGGAGAG GTCATTAAGGAGTCCAAGCAGGAGCACAAGGATGTGATGTGA
- the GFAP gene encoding glial fibrillary acidic protein isoform X3 — MERRRITSAARRSYVSSGEMMVGGLAPGRRLGPGTRLSLARMPPPLPTRVDFSLAGALNAGFKETRASERAEMMELNDRFASYIEKVRFLEQQNKALAAELNQLRAKEPTKLADVYQAELRELRLQLDQLTANSARLEVERDNLAQDLATVRQKLQDETNLRLEAENNLAAYRQEADEATLARLDLERKIESLEEEIRFLRKIHEEEVRELQEQLARQQVHVELDVAKPDLTAALKEIRTQYEAMASSNMHEAEEWYRSKFADLTDAAARNAELLRQAKHEANDYRRQLQSLTCDLESLRGTNESLERQMREQEERHVREAASYQEALARLEEEGQSLKDEMARHLQEYQDLLNVKLALDIEIATYRKLLEGEENRITIPVQTFSNLQIRGGKSTKDGENHKVTRYLKSLTIRVIPIQAHQIVNGAPPARG; from the exons ATGGAGAGGAGACGCATCACCTCCGCTGCTCGCCGCTCCTACGTCTCCTCAGGGGAGATGATGGTGGGGGGCCTGGCTCCTGGCCGCCGTCTGGGTCCTGGCACCCGCCTCTCCCTGGCTCGAATGCCCCCTCCACTCCCGACCCGGGTGGATTTCTCCCTGGCCGGGGCACTCAATGCTGGCTTCAAGGAGACCCGGGCCAGTGAGCGGGCAGAGATGATGGAGCTCAATGACCGTTTTGCCAGCTACATCGAGAAGGTTCGCTTCCTGGAACAGCAAAACAAGGCGCTGGCTGCTGAGCTGAACCAGCTGCGGGCCAAGGAGCCCACCAAGCTGGCAGACGTCTACCAGGCTGAGCTGCGAGAGCTGCGGCTGCAGCTCGATCAACTCACCGCCAACAGCGCCCGGCTGGAGGTTGAGAGGGACAATCTGGCACAGGACCTGGCCACTGTGAGGCAGAA GCTCCAGGATGAAACCAACCTGAGGCTGGAAGCCGAGAACAACCTGGCTGCCTATAGACAG GAAGCAGATGAAGCCACCCTGGCCCGTCTGGATCTGGAGAGGAAGATTGAGTCGCTGGAGGAGGAGATCCGGTTCTTGAGGAAGATCCACGAGGAG GAGGTTCGGGAACTCCAGGAGCAGCTGGCCCGACAGCAGGTCCATGTGGAGCTTGACGTGGCCAAGCCAGACCTCACCGCAGCCCTGAAAGAGATCCGCACGCAGTATGAGGCAATGGCGTCCAGCAACATGCATGAAGCCGAGGAGTGGTACCGCTCCAAG TTTGCAGACCTGACAGACGCTGCTGCCCGCAACGCGGAGCTGCTCCGCCAGGCCAAGCACGAAGCCAACGACTACCGGCGTCAGTTGCAGTCCTTGACCTGCGACCTGGAGTCTCTGCGCGGCACG AACGAGTCCCTGGAGAGGCAGATGCGCGAGCAGGAGGAGCGCCACGTGCGGGAGGCGGCCAGTTATCAGGAGGCGCTGGCGCGGCTGGAGGAAGAGGGGCAGAGCCTCAAGGACGAGATGGCCCGCCACTTGCAGGAGTACCAGGACCTGCTCAATGTCAAGCTGGCCCTGGACATCGAGATCGCCACCTACAGGAAGCTGCTAGAGGGCGAGGAGAACCG GATCACCATTCCCGTGCAGACCTTCTCCAACCTGCAGATTCGAG GGGGCAAAAGCACCAAAGACGGGGAAAATCACAAGGTCACAAGATATCTCAAAAGCCTCACAATACGAGTTATACCAATACAGGCTCACCAGATTGTAAATGGAGCGCCGCCGGCTCGCGGTTAG
- the FAM187A gene encoding Ig-like V-type domain-containing protein FAM187A codes for MHLALTTVLLWVWGSLQAFEIVEKENIFQKTPCPAFLMFENAAYLADMSFELPCHCKPEEVPAVVWFYQKHLGSSHTKVLTDFDGRVLTEAAQVRVGSDMLTRFSIRMFSLLVFRAQPEDSGLYFCGTRRGDYFYAYDVDIQNSEGMVATFQDEGQEPFTDEYYGHLHVFTTFWEWTPCDRCGVRGEQWRIGLCYLQSPDLSPRYLKAVPDVVSCGSRAVPRKLRTKARDHTPEVLVRSCLVPCEKTKTIREGVLAIINYVSKVGSRPWVPQVPIQFHQQRLGHGLIISCPGARPEHAVAWDKDRQHLYRTQYLKGVNRSMRVFIDHGNQLHIRFTQLDDRGIYYCWRQGVLVAGFRLGVISRGRYPASFSDPETRSAVELTLIGYLLITAVFVTIHLCRCCCYLFHCCPNFSP; via the coding sequence ATGCACCTGGCCCTCACCACTGTGCTCCTGTGGGTATGGGGGAGTCTCCAGGCCTTTGAAATTGTggagaaggaaaacatttttcagaaGACCCCCTGCCCTGCTTTCCTGATGTTTGAAAATGCAGCCTACCTGGCCGACATGAGCTTTGAGCTTCCCTGTCACTGCAAACCCGAAGAGGTGCCAGCTGTAGTCTGGTTCTACCAAAAGCACCTAGGTAGCAGCCACACCAAAGTGCTGACGGACTTCGATGGGCGGGTGCTGACGGAGGCAGCCCAGGTACGTGTGGGCAGCGACATGCTGACCCGCTTCAGCATCCGCATGTTCAGCTTGTTGGTTTTCAGGGCTCAGCCTGAGGACTCAGGCCTGTACTTCTGCGGCACCCGCAGGGGGGACTACTTTTACGCCTACGATGTGGACATCCAGAACAGTGAGGGAATGGTGGCCACTTTCCAGGACGAGGGCCAGGAGCCCTTCACAGATGAATACTATGGGCACCTCCATGTCTTCACCACCTTCTGGGAATGGACCCCCTGTGACCGCTGCGGAGTGCGTGGGGAGCAGTGGCGCATCGGCCTCTGCTACCTGCAGAGCCCAGACCTCTCCCCACGCTACCTCAAGGCCGTGCCTGATGTGGTGTCTTGTGGCTCAAGGGCTGTGCCAAGGAAGCTGCGGACCAAGGCCAGGGACCACACGCCTGAGGTGCTGGTTCGGAGCTGCTTAGTACCCTGTGAGAAGACAAAGACCATCCGGGAGGGCGTGCTGGCCATCATTAACTATGTGTCCAAAGTGGGCAGCCGGCCCTGGGTGCCCCAGGTGCCCATTCAGTTCCACCAGCAGAGACTGGGCCATGGACTCATCATCTCCTGTCCTGGGGCCCGGCCAGAGCATGCAGTGGCCTGGGACAAAGACCGCCAGCACCTCTACCGCACACAGTACCTGAAGGGTGTCAACAGGTCCATGAGGGTGTTCATTGACCACGGCAACCAGCTCCACATCCGCTTCACCCAGCTGGATGACCGGGGCATCTACTATTGCTGGAGGCAGGGTGTGCTAGTTGCTGGCTTCCGGCTGGGTGTGATATCTCGTGGGCGCTACCCAGCCTCGTTCTCAGATCCTGAGACTCGCTCAGCTGTGGAGCTCACCCTGATAGGCTACCTGCTCATCACAGCAGTCTTTGTCACCATTCACCTCTGTCGTTGCTGCTGCTACTTATTTCACTGTTGTCCCAACTTCTCCCCCTAG
- the CCDC103 gene encoding coiled-coil domain-containing protein 103: MERNDIINFKALEKELQAALTADEKYKRENAAKLRAVEQRVASYEEFRGIVLASHLKPLERKDKMGGKRTVPWNCHTIQGRTFQDVATEISPEKAPLQPVTSADFYRDWRRHLPSGPERYQALLQLGGPRLGCLFQTDVGFGLLGELLVALADHVGPADRAAVLGILCSLASTGRFTLNLSLLSRAERESCKGLFQKLQAMGNPRSVKEGLSWEDQGLEEQSGGLQEEERLLQELLELYQVD, from the exons atggaaaggaatgacatcatCAACTTCAAGGCTTTGGAGAAAGAGCTGCAGGCTGCACTCACTGCTGATGAGAAGTACAAACGGGAGAATGCTGCCAAGTTACGGGCAGTGGAACAGAGGGTGGCTTCCTATGAGGAGTTCAG GGGTATTGTCCTTGCATCACATCTGAAGCCACTGGAGCGGAAGGATAAGATGGGAGGAAAGAGAACTGTGCCCTGGAACTGTCACACTATTCAGGGAAGGACCTTCCAGGATGTGGCCACTGAAATCTCCCCG GAGAAAGCCCCCCTCCAGCCCGTGACGTCTGCTGACTTCTATCGTGATTGGCGACGACACTTGCCAAGTGGGCCAGAGCGCTACCAGGCTCTACTGCAGCTTGGGGGTCCAAGGCTCGGCTGCCTCTTCCAGACAGATGTGGGATTTGGACTTCTTGGGGAGCTGCTGGTGGCACTGGCTGATCACGTGGGGCCGGCTGACCGGGCAGCGGTGCTGGGGATCCTATGCAGCCTGGCGAGCACTGGGCGCTTCACCCTGAACCTAAGCCTGCTGAGccgggcagagagagagagctgcaAGGGCTTGTTTCAGAAGCTGCAAGCCATGGGCAACCCCAGATCCGTGAAGGAGGGGCTCAGCTGGGAGGATCAGGGTCTGGAGGAGCAGTCTGGTGGGCTCCAGGAGGAGGAGAGGCTCCTGCAGGAGCTGCTGGAGCTGTACCAGGTTGACTGA